In Bactrocera oleae isolate idBacOlea1 chromosome 3, idBacOlea1, whole genome shotgun sequence, a genomic segment contains:
- the LOC106624577 gene encoding uncharacterized protein isoform X2: MKITFDFIRFILAGFFFYSLSQKLNVLYVDYITLLLTYLILISMKSLLDLNDDCLIEIFKYLSLEEAFKVIDVRNTRLTEIAHQRISTFKHLNIAIREFPNFNTEQLRIIGENICNFSMTCGYEIPTQNVLNIIKPLCEGAAATQQLRAFSLNYVYFNNEYCQCIGKVAAKLQKLNLSYCQLTDKLLTDLLKRCNDLLELEIVGNYILTGEFLHKLHLPTLRVLKLELHDEWNYPMWIFKIKNQNVKLII, encoded by the exons atgaaaataacctttgatttcattcgttttattttg GCCGGATTTTTCTTCTATTCTTTGTCGCAGAAATTGAACGTCCTTTACGTTGATTACATTACgttattattaacatatttgaTTT tAATAAGTATGAAATCTCTACTTGATCTGAACGACGACTGTCTAatagaaatattcaaatatcTCAGCCTTGAAGAAGCGTTTAAAGTAATCGATGTGCGCAACACACGTCTCACTGAAATCGCACACCAAAGAATTTCAACATTCAAGCACCTCAATATTGCTATACGAGAATTCCCGAATTTCAACACAGAGCAGCTACGAATAATTGGCgaaaatatatgcaattttaGCATGACTTGCGGATATGAAATACCAACACAAAATgtgttaaatattataaagcCGCTTTGCGAAGGAGCTGCTGCAACCCAGCAATTACGAGCTTTTTCAttgaattatgtatattttaataatgagtACTGTCAATGCATCGGCAAGGTGGCAGCAAAACTACAAAAACTCAATTTGAGTTATTGCCAACTAACAGACAAACTTTTAACAGACTTACTGAAGCGCTGTAACGATTTATTAGAACTAGAAATTGTCGGCAATTACATATTGACCGGCGAGTTTTTGCACAAACTTCATTTACCTACCTTGCGAGTGCTCAAATTGGAATTGCATGATGAGTGGAACTATCCCATgtggatttttaaaattaaaaaccaaaatgttAAATTGATTATATAA
- the LOC106624577 gene encoding uncharacterized protein isoform X3 has product MYKIYAGFFFYSLSQKLNVLYVDYITLLLTYLILISMKSLLDLNDDCLIEIFKYLSLEEAFKVIDVRNTRLTEIAHQRISTFKHLNIAIREFPNFNTEQLRIIGENICNFSMTCGYEIPTQNVLNIIKPLCEGAAATQQLRAFSLNYVYFNNEYCQCIGKVAAKLQKLNLSYCQLTDKLLTDLLKRCNDLLELEIVGNYILTGEFLHKLHLPTLRVLKLELHDEWNYPMWIFKIKNQNVKLII; this is encoded by the exons GCCGGATTTTTCTTCTATTCTTTGTCGCAGAAATTGAACGTCCTTTACGTTGATTACATTACgttattattaacatatttgaTTT tAATAAGTATGAAATCTCTACTTGATCTGAACGACGACTGTCTAatagaaatattcaaatatcTCAGCCTTGAAGAAGCGTTTAAAGTAATCGATGTGCGCAACACACGTCTCACTGAAATCGCACACCAAAGAATTTCAACATTCAAGCACCTCAATATTGCTATACGAGAATTCCCGAATTTCAACACAGAGCAGCTACGAATAATTGGCgaaaatatatgcaattttaGCATGACTTGCGGATATGAAATACCAACACAAAATgtgttaaatattataaagcCGCTTTGCGAAGGAGCTGCTGCAACCCAGCAATTACGAGCTTTTTCAttgaattatgtatattttaataatgagtACTGTCAATGCATCGGCAAGGTGGCAGCAAAACTACAAAAACTCAATTTGAGTTATTGCCAACTAACAGACAAACTTTTAACAGACTTACTGAAGCGCTGTAACGATTTATTAGAACTAGAAATTGTCGGCAATTACATATTGACCGGCGAGTTTTTGCACAAACTTCATTTACCTACCTTGCGAGTGCTCAAATTGGAATTGCATGATGAGTGGAACTATCCCATgtggatttttaaaattaaaaaccaaaatgttAAATTGATTATATAA
- the LOC106624577 gene encoding uncharacterized protein isoform X4, whose amino-acid sequence MYAGFFFYSLSQKLNVLYVDYITLLLTYLILISMKSLLDLNDDCLIEIFKYLSLEEAFKVIDVRNTRLTEIAHQRISTFKHLNIAIREFPNFNTEQLRIIGENICNFSMTCGYEIPTQNVLNIIKPLCEGAAATQQLRAFSLNYVYFNNEYCQCIGKVAAKLQKLNLSYCQLTDKLLTDLLKRCNDLLELEIVGNYILTGEFLHKLHLPTLRVLKLELHDEWNYPMWIFKIKNQNVKLII is encoded by the exons GCCGGATTTTTCTTCTATTCTTTGTCGCAGAAATTGAACGTCCTTTACGTTGATTACATTACgttattattaacatatttgaTTT tAATAAGTATGAAATCTCTACTTGATCTGAACGACGACTGTCTAatagaaatattcaaatatcTCAGCCTTGAAGAAGCGTTTAAAGTAATCGATGTGCGCAACACACGTCTCACTGAAATCGCACACCAAAGAATTTCAACATTCAAGCACCTCAATATTGCTATACGAGAATTCCCGAATTTCAACACAGAGCAGCTACGAATAATTGGCgaaaatatatgcaattttaGCATGACTTGCGGATATGAAATACCAACACAAAATgtgttaaatattataaagcCGCTTTGCGAAGGAGCTGCTGCAACCCAGCAATTACGAGCTTTTTCAttgaattatgtatattttaataatgagtACTGTCAATGCATCGGCAAGGTGGCAGCAAAACTACAAAAACTCAATTTGAGTTATTGCCAACTAACAGACAAACTTTTAACAGACTTACTGAAGCGCTGTAACGATTTATTAGAACTAGAAATTGTCGGCAATTACATATTGACCGGCGAGTTTTTGCACAAACTTCATTTACCTACCTTGCGAGTGCTCAAATTGGAATTGCATGATGAGTGGAACTATCCCATgtggatttttaaaattaaaaaccaaaatgttAAATTGATTATATAA